From Deltaproteobacteria bacterium, the proteins below share one genomic window:
- a CDS encoding glucose 1-dehydrogenase: MEPSIACRLLLPGQTAIVTGGGSGIGASIAQGLGAAGAKVVVNYSRTNAGAEEVVQNIVDQGGKALAFKADVSREEEVQALFKTAIQEFGTVDILVSNAGIQKDAPFLEMLLDDWLQVLNINLTGAFLCAREAAREFRRRGVVPERSRSAGKIIFISSVHEVIPWSRHVNYAASKGGIMLFMKSLAQELAPYKIRVNSIAPGAIRTRINRGAWETPEAEANLLKLIPYGRVGDPVDIANAAVWLASDESDYVHGTTLFVDGGMTLYPAFAEGG; the protein is encoded by the coding sequence CCGGCGGGGGTTCGGGGATTGGGGCTAGTATTGCCCAGGGCCTGGGGGCCGCCGGGGCGAAAGTAGTGGTGAACTATTCCAGAACCAATGCCGGGGCCGAGGAAGTAGTTCAAAATATCGTAGATCAGGGCGGCAAGGCCCTGGCCTTTAAAGCGGACGTGAGCCGGGAAGAAGAAGTTCAGGCCCTTTTTAAGACCGCCATCCAGGAGTTTGGAACCGTGGATATCCTGGTAAGCAACGCCGGGATTCAAAAGGATGCCCCCTTTCTGGAAATGCTTCTTGATGATTGGCTGCAGGTTTTGAATATTAATTTAACCGGGGCCTTTTTATGCGCCAGGGAAGCTGCTCGGGAGTTTCGTCGCCGGGGAGTGGTCCCGGAGCGTTCTCGATCCGCCGGCAAGATTATATTTATCAGTTCGGTCCATGAAGTCATACCCTGGTCCAGGCACGTAAACTATGCCGCCTCCAAGGGAGGCATTATGCTCTTTATGAAAAGCCTGGCCCAGGAGCTGGCTCCTTACAAAATCCGGGTTAACAGCATTGCCCCGGGGGCCATCAGGACCCGGATCAACCGGGGGGCCTGGGAAACCCCGGAAGCCGAGGCGAACCTGCTGAAGCTTATCCCCTACGGGCGGGTGGGTGATCCGGTCGACATCGCCAACGCCGCTGTCTGGCTGGCTTCCGACGAGTCGGATTATGTCCACGGAACCACTCTTTTTGTGGACGGCGGCATGACCCTGTACCCGGCCTTTGCCGAAGGGGGCTAA
- a CDS encoding HAD hydrolase-like protein encodes MTVKTLICLDRDGTLIYDSREHLFLGRNENWKSKVKILPRVTEGLKILAAIPDSAIYMITNQAGVAITDYPRLTLEMAHEVCSYVLEKLRNRGGSIKGYFLCPHATQEYMRSKPDVRFDPAFVRECTCLKPALGMVFAALKAEDITPGNVRVYVIGDRASDVQTALNIGGTGILIPFENEPNEEEKVIKLGKDHPIYIARNLVEAAEFIREREDNVSDY; translated from the coding sequence ATGACAGTTAAAACGCTCATATGTCTAGACCGGGACGGCACTCTTATTTACGACAGCCGGGAACATCTTTTCCTTGGCCGGAACGAAAACTGGAAGTCGAAGGTAAAAATCCTGCCTCGGGTGACGGAAGGCCTGAAAATCCTGGCTGCTATCCCCGATTCGGCCATCTACATGATTACCAACCAGGCCGGGGTGGCGATTACCGACTACCCCCGTCTTACTCTGGAAATGGCCCATGAAGTCTGTTCATATGTTCTGGAAAAATTAAGAAACCGGGGGGGATCCATCAAGGGATACTTTTTGTGTCCTCACGCAACCCAGGAATACATGCGGAGCAAACCGGATGTACGTTTCGACCCGGCCTTTGTTCGCGAGTGCACTTGTTTAAAACCTGCCTTGGGCATGGTTTTCGCGGCCCTTAAAGCGGAGGACATCACTCCGGGGAATGTCCGGGTTTATGTGATTGGAGATAGGGCCAGCGACGTTCAAACCGCCTTGAATATCGGGGGAACAGGAATTCTCATTCCCTTTGAAAATGAACCAAACGAAGAGGAAAAGGTAATAAAACTGGGGAAGGACCATCCTATTTACATAGCCCGGAATCTGGTTGAGGCCGCTGAGTTCATCCGCGAGAGAGAAGATAACGTCTCGGATTATTGA
- a CDS encoding glucokinase encodes MKKILAADIGGTNSRFACFQWADDQSLSLVESKWFKTREVSSFSRLLDQLQSSTFPLPVEEADIAVFAIAGPVEQGQFSHPPYIPWEVDLSGADQKFGLKQWELINDFVAQAYACRSPIIEAALQIIPGEVDPTMPLAVIGAGTALGQAALVPDCQDGYEAVPSEGGHAPFPFVSGEEFEYMNFLLREGRDPYVLSNTVVSGKGLSLIHQYLTGEKLEPAEVAPRLIGDSETLTWMARFYGRACRVYALQVVARGGVYIAGGVAARTPQLITHPSFKAEFTHSKTMGSLLKKIPVFLDVNEESGLWGAALRGVQRLKAQVRNGPR; translated from the coding sequence ATGAAAAAGATTTTGGCCGCCGACATCGGGGGAACCAACAGCCGCTTTGCCTGTTTTCAATGGGCGGATGACCAATCCCTTTCCCTGGTGGAATCAAAATGGTTTAAGACCCGGGAGGTTTCATCTTTTAGCCGGTTATTGGACCAGCTTCAATCATCCACGTTTCCTCTGCCGGTAGAGGAGGCGGATATAGCGGTATTTGCCATAGCCGGTCCGGTTGAGCAGGGACAGTTTAGCCATCCTCCCTATATACCCTGGGAGGTTGATCTTTCCGGAGCAGATCAGAAGTTTGGGTTGAAACAGTGGGAGCTCATCAACGATTTCGTCGCCCAGGCCTATGCCTGCCGTTCCCCCATTATTGAAGCAGCGCTTCAGATTATACCAGGGGAAGTGGATCCCACAATGCCGTTGGCCGTAATCGGTGCCGGCACGGCCCTGGGACAGGCCGCTTTGGTTCCCGATTGCCAAGACGGGTACGAAGCCGTCCCCTCCGAGGGAGGACATGCTCCGTTCCCCTTCGTTTCGGGAGAAGAATTCGAGTACATGAATTTTCTGCTTCGTGAAGGGAGAGACCCCTATGTGCTGTCGAATACCGTGGTTTCCGGAAAAGGGTTGAGTTTGATCCATCAGTATCTGACCGGGGAAAAGCTGGAACCGGCTGAAGTAGCACCAAGGCTAATAGGGGACTCCGAAACCCTGACCTGGATGGCCCGATTTTACGGAAGGGCCTGCCGGGTATATGCGCTTCAGGTTGTAGCCAGAGGGGGGGTGTATATTGCCGGAGGGGTAGCCGCCAGGACCCCGCAACTGATCACCCACCCATCTTTTAAGGCCGAGTTTACTCATTCAAAAACCATGGGGTCTTTGCTGAAAAAAATCCCGGTTTTTCTTGATGTGAATGAGGAAAGCGGCCTTTGGGGGGCGGCCCTTCGTGGGGTCCAGCGGTTAAAGGCCCAGGTTCGAAATGGCCCGAGATAA